Proteins from one Amycolatopsis benzoatilytica AK 16/65 genomic window:
- a CDS encoding SCO6745 family protein — translation MNSARSLWSALEPLHAVVYFAPEPADAAKEAGLRGWWMGYFAGRAAPLGAVGPAPVTAMFYGFAPRMVERALPDAWTFASADEVLRTRVEAVEAALARLLGPVSVDELVALLETAVAGCRFDGRPLGAAWAAASRPDRPLARLWLATAALREHRGDGHVLAAVASGLSGLEASLTHIATGATTREQLQRARGWTDEEWTAATERLAERGLLDRDGLTSAGADVRRTVEETTDRLAADPLAALGPAGVERVLELATPLSRAVVDAGGVPIPNPMGMPRP, via the coding sequence ATGAACTCAGCACGGAGTCTGTGGTCGGCCCTCGAACCGCTGCACGCGGTCGTCTACTTCGCTCCGGAACCGGCGGACGCGGCGAAGGAAGCCGGCTTGCGCGGTTGGTGGATGGGCTACTTCGCCGGGCGGGCGGCACCGCTCGGTGCGGTCGGCCCAGCCCCGGTCACGGCCATGTTCTACGGCTTCGCGCCGCGAATGGTCGAGCGGGCGCTGCCGGACGCGTGGACGTTCGCCTCGGCGGACGAGGTGCTGCGCACCCGTGTCGAAGCAGTCGAGGCAGCGTTGGCGCGGCTGCTCGGCCCAGTCTCGGTCGACGAACTGGTCGCGCTGCTGGAAACGGCGGTGGCCGGCTGTCGGTTCGACGGCCGGCCACTCGGTGCGGCCTGGGCCGCGGCGTCGCGGCCGGACCGGCCGCTGGCCCGGTTGTGGCTGGCGACGGCCGCGCTGCGCGAACACCGTGGGGACGGTCATGTGCTGGCGGCGGTGGCGTCCGGGCTGTCCGGGCTGGAGGCGTCACTGACGCACATCGCCACCGGCGCGACTACGCGCGAGCAGCTGCAGCGCGCCCGCGGCTGGACCGACGAGGAGTGGACGGCGGCGACGGAACGCCTGGCCGAGCGGGGTTTGCTGGACCGCGACGGGTTGACCTCGGCTGGTGCCGACGTCCGGCGGACGGTCGAGGAGACAACGGACCGGCTCGCCGCGGATCCGTTGGCCGCGCTGGGCCCGGCCGGGGTCGAGCGGGTGCTGGAGCTGGCGACGCCGTTGAGCCGGGCGGTCGTGGACGCGGGCGGGGTGCCGATTCCGAATCCGATGGGCATGCCGCGGCCCTGA
- a CDS encoding S1 family peptidase codes for MTSRKTLVAGITTLSAAALTAGMCVNAASASPLAFAQMQAQAITQATQVADSLGAGNGGIYLENGKAVVNVTDAVAQEKAKAAGFMTKQVKYSFTALTNAKNQMDAVKNVPQTSWGIDTKNNQVVVKIYDSASQAAKDKVAAAAAKLGDAARVEHRSGKLATYIADGDSINNGQFTCSLGFNVTKGGQPYMLTAGHCTNEGGTWSGGDVSGAQVVKSDCPGADSGLLTRPNGTGDGAINTGQKISSAGTPTVGEQMQKMGQTTGGGSGQVTSVDESVNFDVGVLNHEFGTTAHTDHGDSGGPAYDGSKGLGTLSGGDTQTSYFYPLTLELQSYGLELA; via the coding sequence ATGACTTCCCGGAAGACGCTCGTCGCAGGGATCACGACGCTGTCCGCCGCGGCGTTGACCGCGGGCATGTGCGTGAACGCCGCCTCGGCCAGCCCGTTGGCGTTCGCCCAGATGCAGGCACAGGCCATCACGCAGGCGACGCAGGTCGCCGACTCGCTCGGCGCCGGCAACGGCGGCATCTACCTGGAGAACGGCAAGGCCGTCGTGAACGTCACCGACGCCGTCGCGCAGGAGAAGGCCAAGGCGGCCGGCTTCATGACCAAGCAGGTCAAGTACAGCTTCACCGCGCTCACCAACGCGAAGAACCAGATGGACGCGGTCAAGAACGTGCCCCAGACCTCGTGGGGCATCGACACCAAGAACAACCAGGTCGTCGTGAAGATCTACGACTCCGCGTCGCAGGCCGCGAAGGACAAGGTCGCCGCCGCGGCGGCGAAGCTGGGCGACGCGGCGCGCGTCGAGCATCGAAGCGGCAAGCTGGCCACCTACATCGCCGACGGCGACTCGATCAACAACGGCCAGTTCACCTGCTCGCTGGGCTTCAACGTGACCAAGGGCGGCCAGCCGTACATGCTGACCGCGGGCCACTGCACCAACGAAGGCGGCACCTGGTCCGGCGGCGACGTGTCCGGCGCGCAGGTCGTGAAGAGCGACTGCCCCGGCGCCGACTCCGGCCTGCTGACCCGGCCGAACGGCACCGGCGACGGCGCGATCAACACCGGCCAGAAGATCAGCAGCGCCGGCACCCCGACCGTCGGCGAGCAGATGCAGAAGATGGGCCAGACCACCGGCGGCGGCAGCGGCCAGGTCACCTCGGTCGACGAGTCGGTGAACTTCGACGTCGGCGTGCTGAACCACGAGTTCGGCACCACGGCGCACACCGACCACGGCGACTCCGGCGGCCCCGCGTACGACGGGTCGAAGGGGCTGGGCACGCTTTCCGGTGGCGACACCCAGACCAGCTACTTCTACCCGCTGACCCTGGAGCTGCAGTCCTACGGCCTCGAGCTCGCCTGA
- a CDS encoding GNAT family N-acetyltransferase produces the protein MSEEEPRVSRNDSESRYEVHADGKLAGFAEFTQKGTLAVFTHTEIGDEFGGRGLGKVLAKAALDDVVARGDVIVPVCPFIAGYLRKNDGYADHVRWPGEH, from the coding sequence ATGAGCGAAGAAGAACCCCGTGTCTCCCGCAACGACAGTGAGAGCCGCTACGAGGTGCACGCGGACGGCAAGCTGGCCGGATTCGCCGAATTCACGCAGAAAGGCACGCTGGCCGTCTTCACGCACACCGAGATCGGCGACGAGTTCGGCGGCCGCGGGCTCGGCAAGGTGCTGGCGAAGGCAGCGCTCGACGACGTCGTGGCGCGCGGCGACGTGATCGTGCCGGTGTGCCCGTTCATCGCCGGGTACCTGCGCAAGAACGACGGGTACGCCGACCACGTGCGGTGGCCCGGCGAACACTGA
- a CDS encoding LacI family DNA-binding transcriptional regulator — protein sequence MTSGEGSFMAATLRDVADRAQVSVRTVSNVVSGYEHVSEKMRLRVLRAIEELGYIPNPVARTLRTGKTGLLSLVVPEIDVPYFSQLAREVIDAAASLGFQVMIDQTGHDHDRERQLLRGGGRRNLFDGMLFAPLATGDELRDVDPARSSPLILLGEHVFDHRFDHVAIDNVVAAHDATTHLLDRGRTRIAAIGAQPKEMYSTPLQRTEGFRKALDERGLEPVNALQAPAAHYGRAAGYSAMASLLRESPRPDAVFCYSDLLAMGAIRAVFDAGLRVPEDVAVIGIDDIEEGRYSRPSLSTVSLDTPFIARTAVSRLAARIQDPGLPAEEFVAPHTVLARESTGARPGGE from the coding sequence ATGACTTCCGGAGAAGGGAGCTTCATGGCGGCGACGTTGCGGGACGTGGCGGATCGGGCGCAGGTTTCGGTGCGCACGGTGTCGAACGTCGTCAGCGGCTACGAGCACGTCAGCGAGAAGATGCGCCTGCGTGTGCTGCGGGCCATCGAAGAGCTCGGCTACATCCCGAACCCGGTCGCCCGCACGCTGCGCACCGGCAAGACCGGGCTGCTCTCGCTGGTGGTGCCGGAGATCGACGTGCCCTACTTCAGCCAGCTCGCCCGCGAGGTCATCGACGCCGCCGCGAGCCTCGGTTTCCAGGTGATGATCGACCAGACCGGGCACGACCACGATCGGGAGCGCCAGCTGTTGCGCGGAGGGGGCAGGCGCAATCTGTTCGACGGCATGCTGTTCGCGCCGCTCGCGACCGGCGACGAGCTGCGCGACGTGGATCCGGCGCGTTCGTCGCCGCTGATCCTGCTCGGCGAGCACGTCTTCGATCACCGCTTCGACCACGTGGCGATCGACAATGTCGTCGCGGCCCACGATGCGACGACGCATCTGCTCGACCGCGGCCGCACCCGGATCGCGGCGATCGGCGCCCAGCCGAAGGAGATGTACTCGACGCCGTTGCAGCGCACGGAGGGATTCCGCAAGGCGCTCGACGAGCGCGGTCTGGAGCCGGTGAACGCGCTGCAGGCCCCGGCTGCCCACTACGGCCGGGCAGCCGGATACAGCGCGATGGCGTCGCTGCTTCGCGAGTCTCCTCGCCCGGACGCCGTTTTCTGCTACTCCGACCTGCTCGCGATGGGCGCGATCCGCGCGGTGTTCGACGCCGGCCTGCGCGTGCCGGAAGACGTGGCGGTCATCGGCATCGACGACATCGAGGAAGGCCGCTATTCCCGGCCGTCGTTGAGCACCGTTTCGCTGGACACTCCGTTCATCGCCCGTACCGCGGTGTCCCGCCTCGCCGCCCGCATCCAGGATCCAGGCCTGCCTGCGGAGGAGTTCGTCGCGCCGCACACGGTGCTCGCCAGGGAAAGCACCGGAGCGCGCCCGGGCGGAGAGTGA
- a CDS encoding ABC transporter substrate-binding protein yields the protein MKSTLGRSGRSARLLAGRTGAVAAAALLVAGLSACGPDISSDSTAADNAVLQAPADDAPKGEITIWDRSGDLYKVFDSAIKKFTAKYPGVTVKHEAVDIAGKLQNTLITGTDVPDGVFLDDAKVGGYVSHLWNLKDVLAPYLKDIAKQKVDVNTVNGGIYGVPFDLDPGLLFYNAKALSAAGIDPNAVKTYDDLLAAAKKYQQFKPGAKPIHLEQDAFNSQLQLEMFASQFGTSLAGPDGALRLNSAPYQQILTWLDTVRKDGLGTRAEYLKPTDVSALESADEVFYPWAIWFDFAPQQQLTATKGDWRAMPLPAWTPGGARSGAMGGSSFVIPKDAKNPKLAWLFYRFLMFDQAGYTGVYGPNAVYPGGLNTSVPAYRPAADPAKPLFRPIDAMGGQDLWKTAVEAGREIPGGAPIPAWWSGAVDYLGTDLQKMLDGALTPRQVIDKASQDIQTNLVNRK from the coding sequence ATGAAATCCACTCTCGGACGGAGCGGCCGGTCAGCCCGTCTCCTCGCCGGCCGCACCGGTGCCGTCGCCGCCGCGGCTCTGCTCGTCGCCGGGCTGAGCGCCTGCGGCCCGGACATCAGCTCCGACAGCACCGCCGCGGACAACGCCGTGCTGCAGGCCCCGGCGGACGATGCGCCGAAGGGCGAGATCACGATCTGGGACCGCTCCGGCGACCTGTACAAGGTCTTCGACTCCGCGATCAAGAAGTTCACCGCGAAATATCCCGGCGTCACGGTCAAGCACGAGGCCGTCGACATCGCCGGCAAGCTCCAGAACACGCTGATCACCGGCACCGACGTGCCCGACGGCGTCTTCCTCGACGACGCGAAGGTCGGCGGCTACGTCAGCCACCTGTGGAATCTCAAGGACGTGCTCGCGCCCTATCTCAAGGACATCGCCAAGCAGAAGGTCGACGTCAACACCGTCAACGGCGGCATTTACGGCGTGCCCTTCGACCTCGACCCCGGGCTGCTGTTCTACAACGCGAAGGCGCTCAGCGCGGCCGGGATCGACCCGAACGCCGTCAAGACCTATGACGACTTGCTCGCCGCGGCGAAGAAATACCAGCAGTTCAAGCCCGGCGCGAAGCCGATCCATCTGGAACAGGACGCCTTCAACAGCCAGCTCCAGCTCGAGATGTTCGCCAGCCAGTTCGGCACCAGCCTCGCCGGCCCGGACGGCGCGCTGCGACTGAATTCCGCGCCGTACCAGCAGATCCTGACCTGGCTGGACACCGTGCGCAAAGACGGGCTCGGCACCCGCGCGGAGTACCTGAAGCCCACCGACGTCAGCGCGCTGGAGTCGGCCGACGAGGTCTTCTACCCGTGGGCGATCTGGTTCGACTTCGCCCCGCAGCAGCAATTGACCGCCACCAAGGGCGACTGGCGAGCGATGCCGTTGCCGGCGTGGACCCCAGGCGGCGCGCGCAGCGGTGCGATGGGCGGCTCGTCGTTCGTCATTCCCAAGGACGCCAAGAACCCGAAGCTGGCCTGGCTGTTCTACCGCTTCCTGATGTTCGACCAGGCCGGCTACACCGGCGTCTACGGACCGAACGCGGTCTATCCGGGCGGCCTGAACACCTCGGTCCCGGCTTACCGGCCCGCCGCCGACCCGGCGAAGCCGCTGTTCCGGCCGATCGACGCGATGGGCGGGCAGGACCTCTGGAAGACCGCCGTCGAAGCCGGCCGGGAAATCCCCGGCGGCGCGCCGATCCCGGCCTGGTGGTCCGGCGCGGTCGACTACCTCGGCACTGACCTGCAGAAGATGCTGGACGGCGCGCTGACCCCGCGACAGGTGATCGACAAGGCGAGCCAGGACATCCAGACCAACCTGGTCAACCGCAAATGA
- a CDS encoding carbohydrate ABC transporter permease, producing MTTRSVFAAAKVFREPPPAVEPRARAPRRRRRTLPWRRLLAPYVFVLPFVVVFLAFSVYPLFFTLRLSFTDWHGSGAAHWIGLDNYRYLLTSSGFWSSLGNSGVLWLLIVPAQMVLAVVVAVLLNAIKRLRGFYRVAFVVPFVTPLVAVAQIWIVLFDQDNGAVNAMLGAVGLPPVGWLVTSGWAKPTLALLFLWKTTGFVVLIVLSGLQQIDRGLYEAAALDGAGRMRQLRSITVPLLRRSLMFSLVLQTLAVFQMFAEPYVATKGGPYNSTTTAGLYLYNHITRADLGTGAANSFLLVIVVMAVSLLFVRLLRAED from the coding sequence ATGACCACCCGTTCCGTTTTCGCCGCGGCGAAGGTGTTCCGGGAACCGCCACCGGCCGTCGAGCCGCGCGCCCGGGCACCGCGCCGCCGGCGGCGCACCCTGCCGTGGCGTCGTCTCCTCGCGCCGTATGTGTTCGTGCTGCCGTTCGTGGTGGTGTTCCTGGCTTTCAGCGTCTACCCGCTGTTCTTCACGCTGCGCCTGAGCTTCACCGACTGGCACGGATCCGGTGCAGCGCACTGGATCGGTCTCGACAACTACCGCTATCTGCTGACCAGCAGCGGGTTCTGGTCGTCGCTCGGCAACTCCGGCGTGTTGTGGCTGCTGATCGTCCCGGCACAGATGGTGCTGGCGGTCGTCGTGGCGGTGCTGCTCAACGCGATCAAGCGGCTGCGCGGGTTCTACCGGGTGGCGTTCGTCGTGCCGTTCGTGACGCCGCTGGTCGCGGTCGCGCAGATCTGGATCGTGCTGTTCGACCAGGACAACGGCGCGGTGAACGCGATGCTCGGCGCGGTCGGCCTTCCGCCGGTCGGCTGGCTCGTCACGAGCGGGTGGGCGAAGCCGACGCTCGCGCTGCTGTTTCTCTGGAAGACCACCGGGTTCGTGGTGCTGATCGTCCTTTCCGGACTCCAGCAGATCGACCGCGGGCTGTACGAGGCGGCCGCGCTGGACGGGGCCGGACGGATGCGGCAACTGCGGTCGATCACCGTTCCGCTGCTGCGCCGGTCGCTGATGTTCAGCCTGGTTCTGCAGACGCTGGCGGTGTTCCAGATGTTCGCCGAGCCGTACGTGGCGACGAAAGGCGGGCCGTACAACTCGACCACCACGGCCGGGCTCTATCTCTACAACCACATCACCCGGGCGGATCTCGGCACCGGGGCGGCGAACTCGTTCCTGCTGGTGATCGTCGTGATGGCGGTGTCTCTGCTGTTCGTCCGGCTGCTCCGAGCGGAGGACTGA
- a CDS encoding carbohydrate ABC transporter permease has product MTALGVRERRTAPRPLLGSHAFLIVLTVALLAPVAWAILSSFKPAGEIIRNPLGFDPATFTLANFRGMFQDVPIGSGFLNTAVVLAAKGAITMFCAPLAAYAFAKYRFAGRNLIFGAVLLTLMLPTIVLVIPLLLEMKELGWVNTYQALILPGSVDAFAIFWMRQVIAAVPDELLDAARVDGCGEFGIFRRVVLPAIRPGLAGLGVLTIMNIYNDFVWPVVAASSSRMATLQVVLSTLAQNISGNRVGSDYATITGELLAAASLALVPLLILFIVLQKHFINGILAGSVKG; this is encoded by the coding sequence ATGACTGCCCTCGGCGTCCGCGAACGGCGGACCGCACCCCGGCCGCTGCTCGGCTCGCACGCGTTCCTGATCGTGCTGACCGTCGCCCTGCTCGCGCCGGTGGCGTGGGCGATCCTTTCGTCGTTCAAACCGGCGGGCGAAATCATCCGGAACCCGCTCGGGTTCGATCCGGCGACCTTCACCCTCGCCAATTTCCGCGGGATGTTCCAGGACGTCCCGATCGGCAGCGGGTTTCTCAACACCGCCGTCGTGCTCGCGGCGAAGGGCGCGATCACGATGTTCTGCGCGCCGCTGGCGGCCTACGCGTTCGCGAAGTACCGCTTCGCGGGCCGGAACCTGATCTTCGGCGCCGTGCTGCTCACCTTGATGCTGCCGACCATCGTGCTGGTCATCCCGCTGCTGCTGGAGATGAAGGAACTCGGCTGGGTCAACACCTATCAGGCGCTGATCCTGCCCGGTTCGGTCGACGCGTTCGCGATTTTCTGGATGCGCCAGGTGATCGCGGCGGTGCCGGACGAGCTGCTCGACGCCGCCCGGGTCGACGGCTGCGGCGAGTTCGGCATCTTCCGGCGAGTGGTCCTCCCGGCGATCCGGCCGGGTCTCGCCGGGCTCGGCGTGCTGACCATCATGAACATCTACAACGATTTCGTCTGGCCGGTCGTCGCGGCCAGTTCCAGCCGGATGGCCACCCTCCAGGTGGTCCTCTCGACCCTCGCCCAGAACATCTCGGGCAACCGGGTGGGATCCGACTACGCGACCATCACCGGCGAACTGCTCGCCGCCGCGTCGCTCGCGCTCGTCCCGCTCCTGATCCTGTTCATCGTGCTGCAGAAGCACTTCATCAACGGCATTCTCGCCGGAAGCGTAAAGGGCTGA
- a CDS encoding glycoside hydrolase family 2 protein: MTIAENAADPIAAEALPRPGYPRPDRDRSARWLSLNGRWRFTADDGAPESIIVPFAWETPASGVHRTWLPRAVYARTVTVPPEWTGRRVVLCFGAVHHRAVVSIDGVPVGSHVGGHSSFEFDVTEVLKPGRPAELTVEVEAPADKREIPHGKQRSIPRDDYDGVSFTPTSGIWQSVWLEARGRTYAAEVSVRGDSLTGFDIAGELAGDAPGSAAVVALLDGRETVLPVRDGRFSGRLEVPSPRLWSPESPHLYSIALTVGDGDDADRLTVTGGLRRIETRGEALYLNGEQLYVRGVLDQGYWPESGLTAPDDEALVRDLELARELGFSLVRKHLKAEEPRWLDHADRIGMLVWAEPPGPSRFSPAAAAAFEAQLPDLVRRDGNHPSIVIWGLYNEEWGLDWDIPGSPERAAAAERAYDLMRSLDDTRPIVENSGWAHVKTDLVDWHYYDENPRNWAENLAALASGERESFEVRLRPDFLVDKSFYGSAGFPRSGLPVLNSEYGAGFTSLERAWHVRWQTQEIRRHDRFSGYIYTELTDVEHEMAGLLDAHRRPKDWGGLDPADAFAETTLVVDLVPAHAGADLPVPVEPLTLDVHVSHTGREPIAGTLHAAWGTSGSRGLPEATASIAAQAKPFQLSDAFPLTVPAPGGPARLHLWLETDGKVAARTFVDAAVVEELNRRGARD, translated from the coding sequence ATGACGATTGCCGAGAACGCCGCCGATCCGATCGCCGCGGAGGCGCTCCCCCGGCCCGGCTATCCGCGTCCGGACCGGGATCGGTCCGCGCGGTGGCTGAGTCTCAACGGCCGCTGGCGGTTCACCGCGGACGACGGGGCTCCCGAGTCGATCATCGTCCCGTTCGCTTGGGAGACCCCGGCTTCCGGTGTGCACCGGACCTGGCTGCCGCGCGCGGTCTACGCCCGCACGGTCACGGTCCCCCCGGAGTGGACTGGCCGCCGCGTAGTGCTGTGCTTCGGCGCGGTGCATCACCGGGCGGTCGTGTCGATCGACGGCGTGCCGGTCGGTTCGCACGTCGGCGGGCACAGCTCGTTCGAGTTCGACGTCACCGAGGTGCTGAAGCCGGGCCGGCCCGCCGAGCTGACGGTCGAGGTCGAGGCACCGGCGGACAAGCGCGAAATCCCGCACGGCAAACAGCGTTCGATTCCCCGCGACGACTACGACGGCGTTTCGTTCACCCCGACGTCCGGGATCTGGCAGAGCGTCTGGCTCGAAGCGCGCGGACGTACCTACGCGGCCGAGGTCTCCGTGCGCGGGGATTCGCTGACCGGCTTCGACATCGCCGGAGAACTCGCCGGGGACGCTCCGGGCAGCGCTGCGGTGGTCGCTCTTCTGGACGGCCGCGAGACCGTCCTGCCGGTGCGCGACGGGCGGTTCTCCGGTCGGCTGGAAGTTCCGTCGCCACGGCTGTGGAGCCCCGAATCACCGCACCTCTACTCCATCGCACTGACCGTGGGCGACGGCGACGACGCCGACCGGCTGACGGTCACCGGCGGGTTGCGCCGGATCGAAACGCGCGGCGAAGCGTTGTATCTCAACGGGGAACAGCTGTACGTAAGAGGAGTGCTCGACCAAGGCTACTGGCCGGAGTCCGGGCTCACCGCACCGGACGACGAAGCCTTGGTCCGCGACCTCGAACTGGCACGGGAACTCGGGTTTTCGCTGGTGCGCAAGCATCTCAAGGCCGAAGAACCGCGGTGGCTCGACCACGCGGACCGGATCGGGATGCTGGTCTGGGCCGAACCGCCGGGCCCGAGCCGGTTCAGCCCGGCCGCGGCGGCCGCGTTCGAGGCGCAACTGCCCGACCTCGTGCGGCGCGACGGGAACCATCCCTCGATCGTGATCTGGGGGCTGTACAACGAAGAATGGGGTCTGGACTGGGACATCCCGGGCAGCCCGGAGCGCGCCGCCGCGGCCGAGCGCGCCTACGACCTCATGCGCTCGCTCGACGACACGCGCCCGATCGTGGAGAACTCCGGCTGGGCGCACGTCAAGACAGACCTGGTCGATTGGCACTACTACGACGAAAACCCGCGCAACTGGGCCGAAAACCTCGCCGCGCTCGCGTCCGGGGAGCGGGAGTCGTTCGAGGTCAGGCTCCGGCCGGACTTCCTGGTCGACAAATCGTTCTATGGTTCGGCCGGCTTCCCGCGCTCCGGCCTGCCGGTGCTGAACAGCGAGTACGGCGCCGGGTTCACCAGCCTGGAACGGGCGTGGCACGTGCGCTGGCAGACCCAGGAGATCCGCAGGCACGACCGGTTCTCCGGATACATCTACACCGAGCTGACCGATGTGGAACACGAAATGGCCGGCCTGCTGGACGCGCACCGGCGGCCGAAGGACTGGGGCGGGCTGGACCCGGCGGACGCGTTCGCGGAGACGACCCTGGTAGTCGACCTCGTTCCGGCGCACGCCGGGGCCGACCTGCCGGTCCCGGTCGAGCCGTTAACGCTGGACGTGCACGTATCGCACACCGGACGCGAGCCGATCGCGGGAACGCTGCACGCGGCGTGGGGCACGTCGGGTTCGCGCGGGCTCCCGGAGGCCACCGCCTCCATCGCGGCGCAAGCGAAACCGTTCCAGCTCAGCGACGCGTTCCCGCTGACGGTCCCGGCACCCGGCGGTCCGGCGCGGCTGCACCTGTGGCTGGAGACGGACGGCAAGGTGGCCGCGCGGACCTTCGTGGACGCGGCAGTCGTGGAGGAGCTCAACCGGCGGGGCGCGCGGGACTGA
- a CDS encoding sialidase family protein yields MAAIPASPAAAATTSGGVLYRPSTASGSTEDASYPRVVRLAHNGSANGTLLATFSHSGTGVGKANFPVYRSTDNGVTWTSSPIGTVTDTQHGWDLDGPTLYELPRAEGALPAGTLLAAGTAWNHGDYTQQAVEVFASTDQGASWTYRSSCAAESGMANTIGHGIWEPEFATTDHGLICYFSDERPSVNNYAQVLAHAVSTDGGLTWGSEVYDVALQNGVDRPGMATVVPLPNGTYAMTYEDCKAGADPDQACDVYFKTSPDAEAWNPGSLGTRIETADHRFLLHTPYLTWSPAGGANGTLIASGQRVVAGADGALAIQPEDGHVLFVNRNLGSGAWQEITTPVTTAPTGGYDAGETACAGYSSPLLGAPSGNTFLMLAGTHLSTGKCETDFGTATLPNAQGQITGPGTTGKCVDVNTNTSVNGNAVQLYTCGIATGQQWSLETDGTVRAFDKCLNIVGGGTANSSKVELRDCLGTPAQQWQARADGSIYNPQSGRCLDDPQAQTADGTQLQIYDCNGLFTQVWHVPA; encoded by the coding sequence ATGGCCGCGATTCCGGCGAGCCCCGCTGCCGCGGCTACCACCTCTGGCGGGGTGCTTTACCGGCCCAGCACCGCCAGTGGTTCTACTGAGGACGCGAGCTATCCGCGCGTCGTCCGCCTGGCGCACAACGGCAGTGCGAACGGCACGCTGCTGGCCACGTTCTCGCACTCCGGCACCGGTGTCGGAAAGGCGAACTTTCCGGTCTACCGCTCGACCGACAACGGCGTCACCTGGACGTCCTCGCCGATCGGCACTGTCACCGACACTCAGCACGGCTGGGATCTCGACGGCCCGACGCTCTACGAACTGCCGCGCGCCGAAGGAGCGCTGCCGGCCGGCACCCTGCTCGCCGCCGGGACCGCCTGGAACCACGGCGACTACACGCAGCAGGCCGTCGAGGTATTCGCGTCCACCGACCAGGGCGCGAGCTGGACGTATCGCAGTTCGTGCGCGGCCGAGTCCGGGATGGCGAACACGATCGGCCACGGCATCTGGGAGCCGGAGTTCGCCACCACCGACCACGGGCTCATCTGCTACTTCTCCGACGAGCGCCCGTCGGTGAACAACTACGCCCAGGTTCTCGCGCACGCCGTCTCTACCGACGGCGGCCTGACGTGGGGCAGCGAGGTTTACGACGTCGCTCTGCAGAACGGAGTCGACCGGCCAGGAATGGCGACCGTCGTGCCGTTGCCCAACGGCACTTACGCGATGACCTACGAGGACTGCAAAGCCGGTGCTGACCCGGACCAGGCATGCGACGTCTACTTCAAAACGTCTCCGGACGCCGAAGCGTGGAATCCCGGCAGCCTCGGCACCCGGATCGAGACCGCCGACCACCGGTTCCTGCTGCACACGCCGTACCTGACCTGGTCGCCGGCGGGCGGTGCGAACGGGACCCTCATCGCGTCCGGACAGCGGGTCGTCGCGGGCGCTGACGGGGCGCTGGCGATCCAGCCGGAGGACGGACACGTGCTGTTCGTGAACCGGAACCTCGGATCCGGTGCCTGGCAGGAGATCACCACTCCGGTGACCACCGCGCCGACCGGCGGCTATGACGCGGGCGAGACCGCCTGTGCCGGGTACAGCTCGCCGTTGCTCGGCGCGCCCTCGGGCAACACCTTCCTGATGCTCGCGGGCACGCATTTGTCCACCGGCAAATGCGAAACGGACTTCGGCACGGCGACGCTGCCGAACGCGCAGGGGCAGATCACCGGTCCCGGCACCACCGGCAAATGTGTCGACGTGAACACCAACACGTCGGTCAACGGCAACGCGGTGCAGCTCTACACCTGCGGTATCGCGACGGGGCAGCAGTGGTCGCTGGAAACCGACGGCACTGTCCGCGCCTTCGACAAGTGCCTCAACATCGTCGGCGGCGGCACCGCGAATTCGTCCAAAGTAGAGCTTCGCGACTGCCTCGGTACGCCCGCGCAGCAGTGGCAGGCCCGCGCCGACGGGTCGATCTACAACCCGCAGTCGGGTCGCTGTCTCGACGATCCGCAGGCGCAGACCGCGGACGGCACGCAGTTGCAGATCTATGACTGCAACGGCTTGTTCACCCAGGTCTGGCACGTTCCCGCCTGA